The Salvelinus namaycush isolate Seneca chromosome 1, SaNama_1.0, whole genome shotgun sequence genome has a window encoding:
- the LOC120046325 gene encoding ankyrin repeat domain-containing protein 11-like isoform X2, whose translation MPKGGGSKTPQLEDFPLNTDMVEKQVGKKDKVLSNKTPKLDRSDGVKEMKEKASKRKLPFTVGANGDQKDSDSEKQGPERKRIKKEPTNTRKSGLPFGMGMPGIRAGYPLSERQQVALLMQMTAEESVNSPDTTPKHQSQSSLGQKGTPNSASKTKDKVNKRNERGETRLHRSAIRGEARRIKELISEGADVNVKDFAGWTALHEACNRGYYDVAKQLLAAGAEVNTKGLDDDTPLHDASNNGHFKVVKLLLRYGGDPRQSNRRGETALKVANSPTMLNLLLGKGTYTSSEESSSESSEEEDAPSFAPSSSVDGNNTDSEFEKGLKLKGKKGLDQPLSTTTTPVKDEYEFDEDDEEERVPPVDDKHLLKKEFRKESPSVTKASGLISVPKGEVVKTYSKSNSLTPKKAVRRILSDSSDEDDGTLCFTPMPTPRQPAPPTNTKARDSATLSTKQQKEKTKVKKKRKKETKNVSKEVRFGKVNDKFCTSDSDCGDIGSEDDEGSMKSSNCIKDSTMSLKESSAFSTHSASSSSSSHGSMSSQKLTPSLTEHNPKQWRTDGWKTVSSPVWSDVSSLSDSVRTRLSSESDYSSADSSVESVKQVRKKAQENRKKNNVHTNALDKKNSDFHKNSNTDSTVSKTDKDGKVLKKHKVKHKHKNKEKEKAPSLVLNQDMNEKFVKSFSFDFDDSRQKSLLVETESPAESKVKLSKHEKEHLKKEDRLSKGKSEDRDWSSGKEVQRTAKEEKSKKTKESTKEKPSKEEREKPLKTEKERSLKEKEKPKEEKQQKTHKEEKKKKSKDKSSKPDRKSSEQKEEKHIKVDKEKNAREEKEKSKKEKVLKEEPDYEVYDVSNRFLNLEDTKLSASDDHHDRWASDLSSDCDLYGDDSWDAPPVKDYKEYKASNTVKLIVETDKIESRDRRKDNKIKDKKLDHNDKRSEKEPTSKKKEKDSSEKICDKKKDLTEKQKLNSSHSVEKEKKRKESADTVKEKKEKDSTDSSRDRKDSYEFTKERKDLKIKQESIRDDYGNDASIKEIETVSKPCEIRERNHSGKEKERKGDVVEKREKTKADKHKEKPKDRSIEQDKEKPEKTSTEKLLKEKDTDRGSKDKKEGAKDKHKDTHSKDKDRKMSSEQTKDKKEKASQDKHADRDKDVLEVKKEDRKPEKVKPEKTWYKIADIFTDESEDEEDNYNGGVAKLSDSLGLSDSHRKDSTSDRDELDHFQTEKPRKYSAEAKHTTEKQKEKDHKKKDKTTFDMGKERKGSLEKHNKDKKDKDSVDAKHKERKDRMSVDSNQEKKNKQKLLDKRDANEDKTKSKYKDKQDHVNDRKPSKGSGENEKSLLEKLEEEAMNDYKDDSNDKNSELSSDSFTDQGHEPVLSSYYDSSNISLPDITDERRDSLSISNPQDKFREKERHRHSSSSSSKKSHDKEKDKVKKEKGDKQDKIEEIRESYGRRESLPFEKEPMPLEADPYTFPFGSKGDKDEFDKTLEFEKEMSKKADKDKVSTVISDKIKDKKKKEKHKEKVKEEKHKYTDGFGSLKHSKEDIKCGMKESPQITNLKERSKEDSPKFDVKKERNRDSLDKDSRADHVKSKVKEENEKVIQSKDTARKDNRPRSKLLVDGDLRLTSFGQMLGLKDQEIEERHKKHKERMKQMEKLRHRSGDPKLRDKTKSTEEIKKNRNELSSKKSNSLESALKEKKLKDIGLPAQIMAPERKPQPIDIQNSKDWLAGHQMKENLPASPRQDQNRPTGVPTPTSVISCPSYEEIMQTPRTPSCSAEDYPDIMFDGLDCQNSSAMAMSMNACSPSFFDRYSNSSHTFQEGTCITPAKNLQLPLVSRSASSDVRRPLEDEFKAEAGKFLQHILPDASEFDLAASQPPEDKAASVERLECLSPPYFSPIRMLSPGLELAEPALDGATTAMAGTETCEHLPESVYNNFLMKPSTPVHRPDPQEPCLDIAAPPTPAPAALPPLDIDDLSEPHQSEHSLIPSDPVSGSEYLPPVVEEEEEEDYEEGEEEEEEEEEEEGDLEEPTDADHHAAEETRDVCSFSPPRVEEPLRKGWAESPERRVAEVHQLTPPHPPPNLVENSSDHTISWNSEMILKSPQRTYGEIEAAVSKITSPFSHSDSDLQHITAIPGHPSVIPPYAAYRSYVPDPDFDEQKEAVEDIPISPARPEMTPMELEPNYLTTTSSSTRLESFFTDCKPNLEDNHQMESELSCAVQVGRQNSHGFTSESHMPLAVSNEPVVPWTDPFSATVDELDDLGPFSLPDLPSLSLPTSLPDKEIPELDIIDAEPADYKPPSAHIRPPAIETIEGEELMEVDLPILAKPLCPPEVLTLNDSVQDLVVPSPKHNFQTEFESEPQNVPEINLVKTQVFENRATYEETDESDGNMFSAVDTDNTQHHKQMSLTESLSVVITPCMDSLTTVKPEQSGQVSDPIVGPTCSPVPSVPLPVAVTISGTVHVSEALETTSKLTVTLTALSTDLPKKVEEIPQRMTRNRAQMLAKQENTTTTTTKKQSSRVVAESTTTTTIPASVIPPSVPTPVTMSMAVTTTTPIPTPTFVPFVVLEKEKELVTTISTTPTITPAPPPPPPVVVSKTKGRPVEEEESQTQHPRKRKFPKPQVQLVNTAMQQTREMIQQTLAVIVNAIKLDDIEPYHSDRSNPYFEYLQIRKKIEEKRKILCYITPQAPQCYAEYVTYTGSYLLDGKPLSKLHIPVIAPPPSLSEPLKELFRQQEAVRGKLRLQHSIEREKLIVSCEQEVLRVHCRAARTIANQAVPFSACTMLLDSEVYNMPTESQGDENKSVRDRFNARQFISWIQDVDDKYDRMKTCLLMRQQHEAAALNAVQRMEWQLKVQELDPAVHKSLCVNEVPSFYVPMVDVNDDFVLLPA comes from the exons aaAAGCAAGGTCCGGAACGGAAGCGCATTAAAAAGGAGCCCACCAACACCAGGAAGTCAGGCCTGCCGTTTGGGATGGGCATGCCAGGGATCCGGGCCGGGTACCCCCTCTCTGAGCGGCAGCAGGTGGCTCTTCTCATGCAGATGACGGCTGAAGAGTCAGTCAACAGTCCAG ACACAACACCAAAGCATCAGTCACAGTCAAGTCTGGGCCAGAAGGGAACGCCAAACTCCGCATCTAAAACCAAAGACAAAGTAAATAAGAGAAATGAGAGGGGCGAGACGAGGCTGCACCGGTCAGCCATCCGCGGAGAGGCACGCCGCATCAAGGAGCTCATCAGTGAGGGAGCTGACGTGAATGTAAAAGACTTTGCAG GCTGGACTGCATTGCATGAAGCGTGCAACCGAGGCTACTACGACGTGGCCAAGCAGCTGCTGGCAGCCGGTGCAGAGGTCAACACCAAGGGCCTGGATGACGACACCCCTCTGCATGACGCATCAAACAACGGGCACTTCAAG GTGGTAAAGTTGCTTTTAAGGTATGGAGGGGACCCTCGACAAAGCAACAGAAGGGGTGAAACCGCGTTGAAGGTTGCTAACTCCCCAACGATGCTCAATCTGTTGCTTGGAAAAGGCACGTATACCTCCAGTGAGGAGAGCTCGTCAG AATCCTCAGAGGAAGAAGATGCCCCATCGTTTGCCCCATCCAGTTCTGTTGATGGAAATAACACAGACTCCGAGTTTGAGAAGGGCCTGAAGCTGAAAGGGAAGAAAGGGCTGGATCAGCCTCTATCCACAACAACTACCCCCGTCAAGGACGAGTATGAGTTTGACGAGGATGATGAGGAAGAGCGCGTCCCTCCGGTGGACGACAAGCACTTGCTCAAGAAAGAGTTCCGCAAGGAGTCTCCCAGTGTCACTAAGGCTAGCGGCTTAATTTCAGTACCGAAGGGGGAGGTGGTCAAAACCTATTCCAAAAGCAACTCGCTCACACCAAAGAAGGCTGTTAGACGGATTCTCTCTGACAGCTCAGACGAGGATGATGGAACGTTGTGTTTCACACCTATGCCCACACCACGGCAACCAGCGCCACCTACTAATACCAAGGCCCGGGACTCTGCTACACTGAGCACTAAGCAGCAGAAAGAGAAGACTAAAGttaagaagaagaggaagaaagagacaaAAAATGTCAGTAAGGAGGTCAGATTTGGTAAAGTCAATGACAAATTCTGCACTTCTGACTCTGATTGTGGAGACATAGGGAGTGAGGATGATGAAGGCTCTATGAAGAGCTCGAACTGTATAAAGGACTCCACAATGAGCCTAAAAGAATCCTCTGCGTTCAGTACTCACTCtgcgtcctcttcttcctcttctcatGGAAGCATGAGCTCTCAGAAACTGACACCCTCGCTGACAGAGCATAACCCAAAGCAGTGGAGGACAGATGGCTGGAAGACTGTGTCATCTCCTGTATGGTCAGATGTaagctctctctctgactcgGTTAGAACAAGGCTTTCCAGTGAGTCGGACTACTCCTCTGCAGACTCAAGTGTCGAGTCAGTGAAACAGGTGAGAAAGAAAGCACAGGAGAACAGAAAGAAAAACAATGTGCACACCAATGCACTAGACAAAAAGAACTCTGACTTTCACAAGAACTCCAACACTGACAGTACTGTCTCCAAAACGGATAAAGATGGCAAAGTGTTGAAAAAGCATAAAGTAAAACACAAGCACAAAAACAAAGAGAAAGAAAAGGCTCCCAGTTTAGTGCTCAATCAAGACATGAACGAGAAATTTGTTAAAAGCTTCTCATTTGATTTTGATGATTCAAGGCAGAAGTCACTCCTTGTTGAGACTGAGTCCCCAGCTGAAAGCAAGGTCAAGCTGTCTAAACATGAAAAAGAGCATTTGAAAAAGGAGGACAGGTTGTCGAAGGGCAAATCTGAGGACAGAGACTGGTCTTCTGGAAAAGAGGTGCAAAGAACTGCTAAGGAGGAGAAATCCAAGAAAACAAAAGAGTCCACCAAGGAGAAGCCTAGcaaggaggagagggaaaagcCCTTGAAAACTGAAAAAGAAAGGAGCCTCAAGGAAAAAGAGAAGCCCAAGGAGGAGAAACAACAAAAGACTcataaagaggagaagaagaaaaagtcAAAGGACAAGTCATCTAAACCAGACAGGAAGAGCAGTGAGCAAAAAGAAGAAAAACATATTAAGGTGGATAAGGAgaaaaatgccagggaggagaaGGAAAAATCGAAGAAAGAAAAGGTTCTGAAGGAAGAGCCTGATTATGAAGTCTATGATGTCAGTAACCGTTTCTTAAACCTAGAAGACACCAAGCTCAGTGCCTCAGACGACCACCATGACCGATGGGCGTCAGACCTTTCCTCTGACTGCGACCTATATGGAGATGACAGCTGGGACGCTCCTCCTGTGAAGGACTACAAAGAATATAAAGCAAGCAACACTGTAAAGCTGATCGTTGAGACTGACAAAATAGAGAGCAGAGACCGGAggaaggacaacaaaatcaaagACAAGAAATTAGATCATAATGACAAACGGTCAGAGAAAGAGCCTACCTCCAAGAAGAAAGAGAAAGACTCTTCAGAAAAAATCTGTGACAAGAAAAAGGATTTGACCGAAAAACAGaaactcaactccagccactcgGTAGAAAAGGAGAAGAAGCGAAAGGAATCTGCAGATACTGtcaaagagaagaaagagaaggacTCCACGGACAGCAGTAGAGACCGAAAAGATTCCTATGAGTTCACTAAAGAAAGAAAGGACTTGAAAATCAAACAGGAGTCCATAAGAGACGATTATGGGAACGATGCCTCCATCAAAGAAATTGAAACTGTCAGCAAACCATGTGAAATTAGAGAGAGGAACCACTCtggaaaagagaaggagagaaagggagatgtgGTGGAAAAGAGAGAAAAGACAAAAGCTGACAAACACAAGGAAAAGCCTAAAGACCGATCCATAGAACAGGATAAGGAGAAGCCTGAGAAGACCTCAACTGAGAAGCTTTTGAAAGAAAAAGACACAGATAGAGGCTCTAAAGACAAGAAGGAGGGTGCTAAAgacaaacacaaagacacacacagcaaagacaagGACAGGAAGATGTCTTCAGAACAAACTAAGGACAAGAAAGAAAAGGCTTCACAGGACAAGCATGCTGACCGGGATAAAGATGTCCTTGAGGTGAAGAAGGAGGATAGAAAACCTGAGAAAGTTAAACCTGAGAAAACATGGTACAAGATAGCAGACATTTTCACAGATGAAAGTGAGGATGAAGAAGACAATTACAATGGGGGTGTGGCCAAGTTAAGTGATTCCCTTGGATTGTCCGATTCTCACAGGAAAGACTCCACATCTGACAGGGATGAGCTTGATCACTTCCAAACGGAAAAACCCAGAAAATATTCTGCTGAGGCCAAACACACAACAGAAAAACAGAAAGAAAAAGACCACAAGAAAAAAGACAAGACCACATTTGATatggggaaagagaggaagggtTCCTTAGAGAAACACAACAAAGATAAGAAAGATAAGGATTCTGTTGATGCAAAACACAAGGAACGCAAAGATAGAATGTCTGTGGACTCAAACCAAGAGAAGAAAAACAAACAGAAGCTGTTGGACAAGAGGGACGCCAATGAGGATAAGACCAAGAGTAAATATAAAGACAAGCAAGATCATGTTAATGACAGAAAGCCCTCAAAGGGGAGTGGGGAAAATGAAAAGTCGCTCTTGGAGAAGCTGGAGGAAGAGGCCATGAATGACTACAAGGATGACTCCAATGACAAGAACAGTGAGTTATCCTCAGACAGCTTCACTGATCAGGGTCATGAGCCAGTGCTCAGCAGCTACTATGATTCCTCCAACATCAGCCTTCCAGACATTACTGATGAGAGACGAGACTCACTCTCCATATCTAATCCTCAAGACAagttcagagagaaagagaggcaccGGCATTCATCTTCATCATCGTCCAAAAAGAGTCATGACAAGGAGAAGGACAAAGTCAAGAAGGAAAAGGGGGATAAACAAGACAAGATAGAGGAAATAAGAGAATCCTATGGACGCAGAGAAAGTCTGCCCTTCGAGAAAGAGCCTATGCCATTAGAAGCGGACCCTTACACATTTCCATTTGGGTCTAAGGGTGATAAAGATGAATTTGATAAGACGTTGGAGTTTGAAAAGGAGATGTCTAAAAAAGCTGACAAAGACAAAGTGAGTACTGTCATCAGTGATAAGATCAAGGACAAAAAGAAAAAAGAGAAACATAAGGAGAAAGTCAAAGAGGAGAAGCACAAGTACACAGATGGCTTTGGATCACTTAAACACTCCAAGGAGGATATCAAATGTGGAATGAAAGAGAGTCCTCAAATTACCAATTTGAAGGAAAGATCAAAGGAAGACAGTCCCAAATTTGATGTGAAAAAAGAGAGAAACCGAGACTCTTTGGACAAAGACAGTAGGGCGGACCATGTTAAGTCCAAGGTTAAAGAAGAAAATGAAAAAGTAATTCAGTCTAAAGACACAGCTCGCAAAGACAACCGTCCACGTTCAAAGCTTCTGGTTGATGGGGATCTCAGACTAACCAGCTTTGGGCAAATGTTAGGCTTAAAAGACCAGGAGATTGAAGAACGCCATAAGAAGCATAAGGAGAGGATGAAGCAGATGGAGAAACTAAGACACAGATCAGGGGATCCCAAACTTAGGGATAAAACAAAGTCCACTGAGGAAATAAAGAAAAATCGCAATGAACTATCATCCAAAAAATCTAATAGTTTAGAATCTGCATTGAAAGAGAAGAAGCTCAAAGATATTGGTCTCCCAGCCCAAATTATGGCTCCGGAAAGAAAGCCACAACCCATTGACATTCAAAATTCAAAGGACTGGCTTGCAGGCCATCAGATGAAAGAAAATCTCCCTGCCTCACCTAGGCAAGATCAGAATAGACCAACCGGTGTTCCCACCCCCACATCTGTAATCTCTTGTCCCAGCTATGAGGAAATCATGCAGACGCCACGGACTCCATCCTGCAGTGCAGAGGACTACCCTGATATAATGTTTGATGGGTTAGATTGTCAGAACTCATCAGCCATGGCCATGTCTATGAATGCCTGCTCCCCATCCTTCTTTGACAGGTACTCCAACTCATCACACACCTTCCAAGAAGGGACTTGTATAACTCCGGCTAAGAATCTCCAGTTGCCCCTTGTCAGTCGATCGGCTTCGTCTGATGTTAGAAGACCCCTGGAAGATGAGTTCAAAGCTGAAGCTGGCAAGTTTCTACAACACATTTTGCCAGACGCCTCTGAGTTTGACTTGGCAGCCTCCCAGCCTCCAGAAGACAAGGCAGCATCAGTGGAGAGACTTGAATGCCTGTCTCCTCCTTACTTCTCACCTATTAGAATGCTGTCTCCCGGGCTGGAACTTGCTGAACCTGCACTAGATGGGGCCACCACGGCAATGGCTGGCACAGAGACCTGTGAACACCTACCTGAGAGTGTCTACAACAACTTCCTGATGAAGCCCTCAACGCCAGTCCACAGACCTGACCCACAGGAGCCATGTCTGGACATTGCTGCTCCACCCACCCCTGCACCTGCTGCTCTTCCTCCCCTGGATATTGATGACCTTTCTGAGCCTCATCAAAGTGAGCACAGTCTTATTCCCTCTGACCCAGTCAGTGGCAGTGAGTATCTGCCCCCTgttgtggaggaggaggaagaagaggactacgaagagggggaggaagaagaagaagaagaagaggaggaggaaggggatctTGAAGAACCAACAGATGCTGATCATCATGCTGCTGAGGAGACGAGGGACGTCTGCTCATTCTCTCCTCCAAGGGTTGAAGAGCCTTTGAGGAAGGGCTGGGCTGAATCTCCTGAGAGAAGAGTTGCAGAGGTGCATCAGTTGACTCCCCCACATCCACCACCCAACCTGGTGGAGAACTCCAGTGATCATACCATCAGCTGGAACTCTGAGATGATTTTGAAATCTCCTCAAAGGACTTATGGGGAAATAGAGGCAGCTGTCTCCAAGATAACCAGCCCCTTCTCGCATTCAGACAGTGATTTGCAGCACATTACTGCCATACCTGGCCATCCATCAGTGATCCCTCCATATGCTGCTTACAGGTCTTATGTACCTGACCCTGACTTTGACGAGCAAAAAGAGGCTGTGGAGGACATTCCAATTTCTCCAGCAAGACCTGAAATGACACCCATGGAATTGGAACCAAACTACTTGACAACCACCTCATCCTCCACAAGGTTAGAGTCTTTCTTCACAGACTGCAAGCCAAACTTGGAGGATAATCACCAGATGGAATCAGAGCTTTCTTGTGCAGTACAAGTCGGCAGACAAAACTCCCATGGCTTTACTTCTGAGAGCCATATGCCTCTAGCAGTAAGCAACGAGCCAGTGGTGCCCTGGACAGACCCATTCTCAGCTACAGTGGATGAGCTGGATGATCTTGGCCCTTTCTCTCTACCTgacctcccttctctctccctcccgacCTCCCTGCCAGACAAGGAGATACCAGAGCTTGACATCATAGATGCAGAGCCAGCCGACTACAAGCCACCATCTGCTCATATAAGGCCTCCTGCTATTGAAACAATAGAGGGCGAAGAGCTTATGGAGGTTGACCTGCCTATCCTGGCCAAACCCCTGTGTCCTCCCGAGGTCCTAACACTCAATGATTCTGTGCAGGATTTGGTTGTGCCCTCACCAAAACACAATTTCCAAACAGAATTTGAGTCTGAGCCTCAGAATGTCCCTGAAATTAACTTAGTGAAAACACAGGTCTTCGAAAACAGAGCCACATATGAAGAGACTGATGAGAGCGATGGAAACATGTTCTCAGCTGTTGATACAGACAATACTCAGCATCACAAGCAGATGTCACTGACCGAGTCTTTATCAGTTGTAATTACTCCATGTATGGACTCCTTGACAACTGTTAAACCAGAACAAAGTGGGCAGGTATCAGATCCCATTGTTGGGCCAACTTGCAGTCCAGTCCCCTCAGTTCCTCTGCCAGTTGCTGTCACGATTTCTGGCACAGTCCATGTTTCGGAGGCTCTTGAGACAACGTCTAAGCtcacggtcactctgacagcgttGTCAACTGACCTTCCCAAGAAGGTGGAGGAGATCCCACAGAGGATGACCAGAAACAGGGCCCAGATGCTGGCAAAACAGGagaataccaccaccaccaccacaaaaaagcagagtagtagagtagtagcaGAGAGtacaaccaccaccactatacCTGCTAGCGTGATACCTCCATCTGTCCCTACCCCTGTCACCATGAGCATGGCTGTAACCACAACCACCCCTATCCCCACCCCTACCTTTGTCCCCTTTGTTGTTCTGGAGAAAGAAAAGGAACTTgtcaccaccatctccaccacaCCAACCATTACCCCGGCTCCCCCTCCGCCGCCTCCTGTAGTGGTCAGCAAAACTAAAGGGCGGCCTGTGGAGGAAGAGGAATCCCAGACGCAGCATCCACGCAAGAGGAAATTCCCGAAACCGCAGGTTCAGCTGGTCAACACAGCCATGCAGCAGACCAGGGAGATGATTCAACAGACGCTGGCTGTCATTGTCAACGCCATCAAACTGGATGACATAGAACCCTACCACAGTGACCGCTCCAACCCTTACTTCGAATACCTGCAGATACGGAAAAAaatagaggagaagaggaagatctTGTGCTACATCACACCACAGGCCCCTCAGTGCTACGCTGAGTACGTGACCTACACAGGCTCCTACCTGCTAGATGGCAAGCCTCTCAGCAAGCTGCACATCCCAGTG ATTGCTCCACCTCCATCGTTATCGGAGCCCCTGAAGGAGCTCTTTAGACAGCAGGAGGCAGTGAGGGGGAAGCTGAGACTGCAGCACAGCATAGAGAGG GAAAAGCTTATTGTCTCATGTGAGCAAGAAGTACTGCGGGTCCATTGCAGAGCGGCAAGGACGATAGCCAATCAGGCCGTCCCATTTAGTGCCTGCACAATGTTACTGGACTCTGAGGTGTACAACATGCCAACAGAGAGTCAG